The proteins below come from a single Streptomyces spongiicola genomic window:
- a CDS encoding polysaccharide deacetylase family protein, translated as MCVLLAMAVGSGCAAGGGQATGGAGATGKAGASGAAAAPAHGRERGPSGAPGSSGSPGREARKGGPAGEGDGGTGTREDKGEEGGGKDSAEDGGRRTKGERGEDRERAGEKAAAAEAHAKRTKEIQAARAAAAKRWGLRRTPLPAPPPPGEKPRITTRKGFEVDRHKGLPPVFTTVPTKQKVVFLTIDDGAEKDPELLRMMSELRIPYSAFLSDYVVRDDYGYFERMQGRGVSLHNHTLTHPYLPALPYAKQQAEICGQQAGMEKRFGKRPRLFRPPYGSYNRDTLRAAASCGVKAVPLWAAEAFPDHMEWREWDRDLHPGDIILTHFRGKGEWKGSMPDMIRQVMKVVTEKGYAVARLEDYV; from the coding sequence ATGTGCGTGCTGCTCGCCATGGCCGTCGGCTCGGGCTGTGCCGCCGGGGGCGGTCAGGCCACCGGCGGGGCCGGGGCCACCGGCAAGGCGGGCGCGTCCGGCGCCGCCGCTGCTCCCGCGCACGGCCGGGAGCGGGGCCCCTCGGGGGCACCGGGGTCCTCCGGCTCGCCGGGGCGGGAGGCCCGGAAGGGCGGGCCGGCCGGCGAGGGGGACGGCGGAACGGGGACCCGCGAGGACAAGGGCGAGGAGGGAGGCGGGAAGGACTCCGCCGAGGACGGTGGGCGGCGGACCAAGGGCGAGCGCGGCGAGGACCGGGAGCGGGCGGGGGAGAAGGCCGCCGCGGCCGAGGCGCATGCGAAGCGCACGAAGGAGATCCAGGCCGCCCGGGCGGCCGCGGCCAAGCGCTGGGGACTCCGCCGGACGCCGCTTCCCGCGCCTCCGCCGCCCGGCGAGAAGCCGCGGATCACCACCCGGAAGGGCTTCGAGGTCGACCGCCACAAGGGCCTGCCGCCCGTCTTCACCACCGTGCCCACCAAGCAGAAGGTCGTCTTCCTGACGATCGACGACGGTGCGGAGAAGGACCCGGAGCTGCTGCGGATGATGAGCGAACTCCGCATCCCCTACAGCGCCTTCCTCAGCGACTACGTCGTCCGCGACGACTACGGCTACTTCGAGAGGATGCAGGGCCGCGGCGTCTCCCTGCACAACCACACGCTCACCCACCCGTATCTGCCGGCGCTGCCCTACGCGAAGCAGCAGGCGGAGATCTGCGGGCAGCAGGCCGGGATGGAGAAGCGGTTCGGCAAGCGGCCGCGCCTGTTCCGGCCGCCGTACGGCAGTTACAACCGGGACACCCTGCGGGCCGCCGCGTCGTGCGGCGTGAAGGCCGTGCCGCTGTGGGCTGCTGAGGCGTTCCCCGACCACATGGAATGGCGCGAGTGGGACCGGGACCTGCATCCCGGCGACATCATCCTCACGCACTTCCGCGGCAAGGGGGAGTGGAAGGGCAGCATGCCGGACATGATCCGCCAGGTGATGAAGGTCGTCACGGAGAAGGGCTACGCCGTGGCGCGGCTGGAGGACTACGTCTGA